The proteins below come from a single Xyrauchen texanus isolate HMW12.3.18 chromosome 3, RBS_HiC_50CHRs, whole genome shotgun sequence genomic window:
- the LOC127631104 gene encoding growth arrest-specific protein 1-like — protein sequence MAKSVNFAVDSWLQISLLSIGCALICFSRSSTASPTHNQRLICWQAIMKCQGEQECHYAYTQYLHACDPVINGDKTKCPSHCISSIVQLNLTVNGPALEDCECASDTLCKITKRAIEPCMPRTSHTGCTEARKQCETDPECSTAMREYLYHCRKLFGGEQCSDDCRRVITNMRFIPKAQLLDTCVCDGEERTICEYVKVSMRNFCFNDKYAGSGFSDTEDDSDDYYEMDYEEEENDAGDLRAHYILTLASTIFTFVILLC from the coding sequence ATGGCCAAATCTGTCAACTTTGCAGTCGACTCATGGCTGCAGATATCGTTGTTGTCCATCGGCTGTGCTTTAATATGTTTTAGTCGTTCATCCACTGCATCCCCAACACACAACCAGCGTTTGATTTGCTGGCAGGCCATTATGAAGTGCCAAGGAGAGCAGGAGTGTCACTACGCTTATACCCAGTATCTGCACGCGTGCGATCCGGTTATTAACGGCGACAAGACGAAATGTCCCAGCCACTGCATTTCTTCTATCGTTCAGCTCAACCTCACTGTGAACGGCCCGGCACTGGAAGACTGCGAGTGTGCCTCAGACACTTTATGCAAGATCACCAAGCGAGCCATCGAACCCTGCATGCCCAGAACCAGCCACACGGGCTGCACTGAAGCCCGCAAACAGTGCGAGACGGATCCAGAGTGCAGCACGGCCATGCGGGAATATCTTTATCACTGCAGGAAACTGTTTGGAGGAGAGCAGTGCTCGGATGATTGCCGGCGGGTCATCACGAACATGCGCTTCATTCCAAAAGCCCAGCTGCTGGATACTTGCGTTTGCGACGGTGAGGAGAGAACTATATGCGAGTATGTCAAAGTTAGCATGAGGAACTTCTGCTTTAACGACAAATACGCCGGGAGTGGCTTTTCAGATACCGAGGATGACTCTGACGACTACTACGAGATGGATTATGAGGAAGAGGAGAATGATGCTGGAGATTTAAGAGCACACTATATTTTGACATTGGCATCCACCATTTTTACTTTTGTTATCcttttatgttaa
- the c9 gene encoding complement component C9, with amino-acid sequence MMALTALCVMICILYKADGMSIKDNMQGSTRVIREINAPAQINCKMSAWSQWIPCDPCTNTTHRSRGIEVFGQFKGVRCIEPIGDRKHCIATTQCQMDPPPVCKSTQWKCASGLCINKNLMCNGDYDCSESDLSDEEDCDIIRAPCGKSSPVESDIASKAGYGINILGSDPRMNPFNNRFYNGQCNRIRDPTTLEYNRLPWNVGVLSYETKVEESSSKEVYEDIHSLIREITTETSFGVDMGLNFKITLTEHSGAGEGDDAAGNGFKPSISGGISANYEKTKIIKELSEYTEIKRKSFMRVKGKVQLATYRMRQRGLEVTPTFLDDVDALPLKYEKGQYFSFLEDYGTHFTKNGRSGGEYELVYIMNEDVVKQKQVSEKMLKDCFEFGIKADFQLIKDVGIEGHVKPNYCKSVNTKPTDEKTKKGLIDKVLISVSGGSSESAVAMKSQLTKEGILDYTQYVNWAKTISLLPALIHSDPEPIYNAIPLDFPDAQPRRDNLRRALDDYVAEYSVCKCQPCQNGGTVMQIDGDCKCMCSPGTEGVACQIIDTELAKGKAFEQLGNWGCWSAWSICTGGRHTRSRSCNSQGVQNGICKGDTVNEEYC; translated from the exons ATGATGGCTCTAACTGCTTTATGTGTAATGATATGTATTCTTTACAAGGCTGATGGGATGAGCATAAAGGACAACAT GCAAGGGTCCACACGGGTGATCCGGGAAATTAATGCCCCAGCACAAATAAACTGCAAAATGAGTGCCTGGTCCCAGTGGATACCCTGCGACCCATGCACCAATACAACG CATCGCTCTAGAGGTATTGAGGTCTTTGGTCAGTTTAAAGGAGTTAGGTGCATAGAACCTATTGGAGACCGTAAGCACTGTATTGCAACTACCCAGTGTCAGATGGACCCTCCACCTGTCTGCAAAAGCACTCAATGGAAGTGTGCTTCAG GGCTGTGTATAAACAAAAATCTGATGTGTAATGGGGATTACGACTGCAGTGAGTCTGATTTGTCTGATGAGGAGGACTGTGACATCATCAGGGCACCTTGTGGCAAATCGTCACCAGTGGAGTCTGACATAGCCTCTAAAGCTGGATACGG AATAAATATTCTGGGATCTGATCCTCGAATGAATCCATTTAATAATAGATTCTATAATGGCCAATGTAACCGCATCAGAGACCCAACCACATTGGAATATAACAGATTACCCTGGAACGTTGGAGTTCTTAGCTATGAG ACAAAGGTGGAAGAGAGTAGCTCTAAGGAGGTATATGAGGACATCCACTCTTTAATAAGAGAGATAACTACAGAAACCAGCTTTGGTGTTGACATGGGCTTGAACTTCAAGataacactcactgagcactccGGTGCTGGTGAGGGCGACGATGCTGCTGGCAATGGCTTCAAGCCTAGCATATCAGGAGGGATCAGTGCTaattatgaaaaaacaaaaataatcaaagaGCTTTCAGAATACACAGAGATCAAG CGAAAGTCCTTCATGAGAGTTAAAGGCAAAGTGCAGTTAGCCACATACAGGATGAGGCAGCGAGGCTTGGAAGTAACGCCAACATTTCTGGATGATGTGGATGCACTGCCACTCAAATATGAGAAGGGACAGTATTTTTCTTTCTTGGAGGACTACGGAACACACTTCACCAAGAATGGAAGGTCTGGTGGagaatatgaacttgtttacaTAATGAATGAGGATGTGGTCAAACAAAAAC AGGTCAGTGAAAAAATGCTGAAGGACTGTTTTGAGTTTGGAATTAAAGCTGACTTCCAGCTAATCAAAGACGTTGGGATAGAAGGACACGTAAAACCAAATTACTGCAAGAGTGTGAATACAAAGcccacag ATGAGAAGACCAAGAAGGGGCTTATCGATAAGGTGCTGATCTCAGTGAGTGGGGGCAGTTCAGAGTCAGCAGTAGCCATGAAGTCTCAGCTTACTAAAGAGGGCATACTAGATTATACTCAATATGTGAATTGGGCAAAGACCATCTCTCTTCTGCCTGCTCTCATTCACAGTGAT CCTGAACCAATCTACAACGCCATCCCTTTGGACTTTCCTGATGCTCAGCCGAGGCGGGACAATCTTCGAAGGGCCCTGGATGACTATGTGGCTGAGTACAGTGTGTGTAAATGCCAGCCATGCCAGAACGGTGGCACTGTGATGCAGATAGATGGGGATTGTAAATGCATGTGCTCACCAGGGACTGAGGGTGTCGCGTGCCAGATCATTGACACAGAACTGGCGAAAg GTAAAGCCTTTGAACAGCTGGGGAACTGGGGCTGCTGGTCTGCCTGGTCCATATGCACTGGGGGCCGTCACACACGGTCACGTAGCTGCAATAGTCAAGGCGTCCAAAATGGAATATGCAAAGGAGATACAGTCAATGAAGAATACTGCTAA